A window of Cryptomeria japonica chromosome 3, Sugi_1.0, whole genome shotgun sequence contains these coding sequences:
- the LOC131076186 gene encoding cyclin-U2-1-like, producing MGLEMREATGSDVCPAVSCSDLCSVESQSSPLILSLLSSLLNRLVARHERLMFSSGKKITRENLCVFSSLQVPAMSLHKYLERMFKYVRCSPSAFIVAYAYIDRLILTNPNFRLTSLNIHRLTTTTVMVATKFLDDLHYSNEYFAKVGGLKLREMNFLKLNFCS from the exons ATGGGATTAGAGATGAGAGAAGCAACTGGTTCAGATGTATGCCCAGCCGTTTCTTGCTCCGACTTATGCAGCGTTGAAAGCCAGTCAAGCCCTTTGATTCTGTCACTGCTTTCTTCCCTACTTAACAGACTTGTAGCCCGACATGAAAGGCTCATGTTTTCTTCTGGCAAAAAGATTACAAGAGAAAATCTGTGTGTTTTCTCTTCACTGCAAGTTCCTGCCATGAGCTTACACAAGTACTTGGAAAGGATGTTCAAGTATGTGCGCTGCAGTCCTTCCGCATTTATTGTGGCATATGCTTATATTGATCGCCTTATTCTCACCAATCCCAACTTCCGCTTAACCTCTCTCAACATTCACAGGCTTACTACCACCACTGTCATGGTTGCTACCAAATTTCTCGATGACCT GCATTACAGTAACGAGTATTTTGCAAAAGTGGGAGGCTTAAAACTGAGGGAAATGAACTTTCTAAAGTTGAATTTTTGTTCATGA